From Anopheles darlingi chromosome 2, idAnoDarlMG_H_01, whole genome shotgun sequence, the proteins below share one genomic window:
- the LOC125960185 gene encoding uncharacterized protein LOC125960185, which produces MASGSVSVSTGTKSSSKTGVTAGTGGAVTGAGAGGRKKSGPKFELSDEQRQDIKEAFDLFDSEGTGMIDTKELKVAIRALGFEPKKEEIKKMIAEIDKDGSGKISFDDFLQLMTVKMAEKDSKEEILKAFRLFDDDETGTISFKNLKRVAKELGENLTDEELQEMIDEADRDGDGEVNQEEFLRIMKKTSLY; this is translated from the exons atg GCATCCGGATCCGTGTCGGTCTCCACTGGAACAAAGTCCAGCAGCAAAACGGGAGTAACGGCCGGCACAGGAGGCGCCGTCACGGGCGCTGGAGCTGGTGGACGTAAAAAGTCCGGACCCAAGTTCGAGCTGTCCGATGAGCAACGCCAGGACATCAAGGAGGCGTTCGATCTGTTCGACTCCGAAGGCACGGGCATGATCGACACGAAGGAACTGAAGGTGGCCATCCGGGCGCTCGGGTTCGAaccgaaaaaggaggaaatcaAAAAGATGATTGCTGAGATCGATAAGGATGGTTCGGGCAAAATCTCGTTCGATGACTTCCTGCAACTGATGACGGTCAAGATGGCGGAGAAGGACTCGAAGGAGGAGATACTGAAGGCGTTCCGGTtgttcgatgacgatgaaacgGGCACCATTTCCTTCAAGAACCTGAAGCGAGTGGCAAAGGAACTGGGTGAAAATTTGACCGATGAGGAACTGCAGGAGATGATCGATGAAGCCGATCGtgacggggacggggaggtGAATCAGGAGGAGTTCCTACGTATTATGAAGAAAACTAGTCTATACTAA